In Zunongwangia sp. HGR-M22, the sequence TAACGACTATAACTCTTTAAATAACTCAATTTTTTATGAAATATTGCTTTAGCTGTGACATAAATTATTTTACATCTTTTGGAAAAGCGCTTAAAGAAAAGTCAAATTTGAATTCCTTCTTTTCAGCATATTAAATAGCTAAACTCAGATAAGCGCTGAACTATAATTTTAAAGATTTGTATTAATACATTAGGCACGCAGAAAAATTATTTCTATAATCCCTGATCTTGTTTGTACTGGATTTAATTTAAAAATTCAATACAAACAGGTGTTGGTACGGCCACTGGATCTCCCAAAGCTTCTAATGTACCATTTGTTTCATCAATCTTAAACGATTGGATATCGCCAGAATCCTGATTGGCTGCATAAAGATAACTTCCGTTTTTAGATATAGCGAAGTTACGCGGGGTTTTTCCGTTAGTACTTTCAAAACCTAATTGCTTAATCTCCCCGTTTTCTTTATTGATTTTAAAAATAGCAATACTGTTATGACCGCGATTAGAAGCATATAAATAATCTCCTGAAGGCGAAATGTGAATATCGGCGCCGCTATTATCTTCTTCAAAATCTTCGGGAATACTAGAAACCGAATTTAGTAATGTTAAACCTCCATTTTCTTCCACCTTAAAAACACTTATAGTACTATTTAATTCGTTCATACTGTAAGCAAATTTTTGATCTTTGCTGAATTCGAAATGTCTTGGCCCGGCACCTTTTGCTAAAGAAACCGATTCTTGTTCATTTTTCTGAATTGTTTTTTCTTCGGCATCAAGATCGTAGATCCAAATTTTGTCTAAACCAAGATCACAGATATAAACATGCTTGTTATCTTCAGAAATTGAAACCGAATGGGTATGCGATTTTTCCGAATTTGGCATATTAAGCTGCTTATGCTTTTCTAAACTTCCGTCCTGCTGAATGCGATACATCACCACTACTCCACCCATGTAATTAGATACAAAAGCAAAATTATCTGTTTTATCTATTTCGATATGGCATGGTGCAAAGGCCTCTGTAGAAACTTTATCTACTTCATATAAACTATCATTATCCTGAACCTGAAAACTATGTATAAAGCCAGAGGTTCCGTCTTTATCTCCTAACTCGCTTACAGCATATAAATATTTGTTATCACTGGTAAGCTTTACAAAGGATGGATTGGTAACTTCAGCTAATGTTTTTTCTAATCTTATTTCACCTGTTTCAGGATCTTGTTTTATGGACAGAATACCATCGGCCTTGCCATCTACATGACCTTCCTTTTTTGTATAGGTGCCTATGAATGCGGTATTTAAACTTGCGTTCTTTTCATTCATTTTAGAAATATTTTCTTCACTTTCTTTGTTTTCATTTTTACAACCAGTAAGTGAGAGGCCTGTAAAAACCATGGCTATAGCCAATTTTTTATTGATCATATTCATTATTTTAATCACAAAGGTAATTTGGAAATTTTAGCTTAAAGCCATTTTTTTCGTTTAAAATAATAAAGCATTAAAAAGAAAACCACGATCATTACCCCCCAAAGAACAAAGTAGCTGTATTTCCATTTTAATTCTGGCATATATTCGAAATTCATTCCGTAGATACCAGCAATAAATGTTAACGGTATAAAAATAGAAGCCATGATGGTAAGCACTTTCATCACTTCATTCATTTTATTACTAATTGTAGTCATATACATATCCATTAAACTCCAGATCATCTCTCTATAAATATCTATATTTTCTGAAATCTGAATAATATGGTCTACTAAATCCCGTAAATAATTCCCTGTTTTTTCTTCGATTATGGGATGCTGAATTTTCTCTAATCTGCCAAGTACTTCACGCAACGGAAAAACCGCCCTTCTTATTCTAACAATGGCTCTTTTTAATTCCTGAATTTCCCTTACCAGATCATCATCCTGATTATTAAGAAAAAGTTGATCTTCAAATCCTTCAATTTTCTCACTAATATCTTCTATAACCACAAAATAATTATCGATAATAGCATCTAGCAACGCAAACAAAAGATAATCTGCTTTGCGATTTCTTATACGTCCTTTCTTTTGCTCTATTCGCTCCCGTACGCCATCAAAAACATCACCTCCTGCTTCCTGAAAAGTCAAAACATAATCTTTACCAACTACAAGACTAATGTGCTCTATTTCTAAAGTTCCATCTGCATTATAATAAAGCATTTTGGCTACAATAAAAAGATAATCTTGATACTCGTCTATTTTAGGCCGCTGATTGGTATTTGCAATATCTTCTAAAATAAGAGGATGCAGCTCATAGTATTTACCAAGCTTTTCAATTTCTTCGGTATTATTTAGACCGTCGATATTTATCCAGGTAATTTTAGATTCATCTACAAAATTTAAGGCATCCTGTGGATTCTTTGATTTAAAACGCTCAAAATGATTTGCATTATAATCAATTACATCTAATAAAGTTTCAGTATGTTCTTTATTTCCAACATAGGTTACTGTTCCCGGAATTTGGTTTAGGGCTTTGCTAGACTTAGGTCTGCGCAGCGAGAGTCGTTTCCTTTTTGTTTTCGACATAAGACAAGTTTAGAAGCTAAATGTAATAATATTCCTTAATTTCAACTTGATTTTTATTTTTGGCTTTTCCAGGCTGCTTTCTTTTTTAACTTTGCAATATGGAGAAACAGCAGTTGCATAATACACTAAAAGAATATTTTGGTTACGACAAGTTTAGACCATTACAGGAAACTATCATTCAATCTATTTTCGAAGGGAATGATAATTTAGTGATTATGCCTACCGGTGGCGGTAAATCTATTTGTTACCAGTTACCCGCAATTTTATTACCAAAACTTACTATCGTTATTTCTCCGCTTATCGCTTTGATGAAAGACCAGGTAGATGGTTTAAAAGCAAATGGTATTGAAGCTGAATTTTTAAATAGTAGCCAGGATTCGGCAGATCAAGAAAGCATTTTTCAGAAAATTGATAAGAATGAACTGAAATTACTGTATATCGCTCCTGAAAGTTTGCAGATTTTAGATCGATTTTTAACTGAAGAAACCGTTAGTTTAATTGCTATCGACGAAGCGCATTGTATATCCAGCTGGGGACACGATTTTAGACCAGCTTATACCCAACTTGGGTATTTAAAGAATCGATTTTCTAAAACTCCAATAGTTGCATTAACCGCTACAGCAGATAAGGCGACACGCCACGACATCTGCCAACAGCTTAGTATTCCTGATGCCAAAAAACATATTTCTTCTTTCGATCGAAAAAATTTGAGTCTTGAAGTTCGGCAGGGAATCAAACGATTTGAGCAAATCGCAAAGTTCATTAAAAGCCGACCTAATGAAAGCGGAATAATTTACTGTCTTAGCCGAAAAAACACAGAAGAACTTGCCGAAAAACTCCAGCAAAAAGGTCTTGATGCAAAGGCTTATCATGCGGGATTGAAACATGAAGAACGCGAGAGCATTCAAGACGATTTTATAAACGATAAAACCGAAATTATCTGTGCTACCATCGCATTTGGAATGGGGATCGATAAATCCAATATCCGTTGGGTTATTCATTATAACATGCCTAAAAATCTGGAGGGTTATTACCAGGAAATTGGGCGCGCCGGGCGTGATGGTTTACCTTCAGATACGTTGTTATTTCATAGCTATGCAGATGTTGTACAGCTACAACGTTTTGCTGAAAACACTAAGAATAAAGATATCCAGATTGCCAAGTTAGACCGAATGAAACAATATGCTGAAGCGCTAACATGTCGCCGAAAAATATTGCTAAGTTACTTTGGGGAGATCAAACAAGAAGATTGCGGCAACTGCGATATTTGTAAAAATCCACCACAGTTTTTTGACGGGACAGTTGCTGCACAAAAAGCACTTTCTTGTATTTATAGACTAAAAGGCAAAGAACCTATCACTACAGTTGTAGATGTGCTGCGTGGTAGCCAAAATGAGCAAACGCTATCTAAAAATTACAATCAACTATCAACTTACGGCGTTGGCAAAGATATTTCTTGGAATAACTGGCAACAGTATATACTACAGTTAATTAATTTGGGGTATGCTGAAATTGCTTTCCATCAGGGTAATGCTTTAAAATTGACTAAACATGCCAAAGCGGTTCTTTTTGAAGGAAGTAAAGTACATTTGGCTAAAATTCCAGATCGTAAAGTCCAAACCTCAACATCTGCCCAAACTTCAGATCAAGTTGCTTCAGAAAATTCACTTTTCGAAAAATTACGCCAACTTAGGTTAGAGATTGCGAGGGAAGAAGAAATCCCGGCTTATCTTATTTTCAACGATGCCACTTTAAAAGAAATGGAACGTTCACGACCAATGACCGATGAAGAATTTTTGCTCATAAATGGAGTTGGCCGCAAGAAAATGGAAGAATATGGATATCGCTTCATAAAAGAAATCATCTCGTTTTCTAAGCAAAAAAGAACCCGCAAGAAACAAAAAAAAGGAAAAACCTATAAGATCACAGGTGAGCTTTATGCTGAAGGAAAAACTCCTGAAGAAATCGCCAAAGAACGAGAACTTTCTGAAATTACAATTATGTCTCATCTTTTAAAGCTTTATGAAGAGGGCGAAAATATCGATTTAACAAAGTTTGTATCAAAATCTGATATAAAAGCAGTTAGAAAAGCAAAAAAAGAACTTGGTGATCCAGATAAATTAAAACCTTATTTTGAACATTTTGAAGAAGCAATTCCCTACAACAATATAAAAATTGCTCTTAAAATTATCGAAAATGAAGACTAAATAATTTTATTCGAATTGCATGTCGTTTAGGATAAGTCCGCTTGCCGGTGCGCTATAATTCATTTGCAAATGATCATTACCTTCAGTAAGACTTTGCTCGATTTGAGATAAAGTAAATTCACCTCGTCCTAACTGAATCATAGCGCCCATCATTAAGCGCACCTGGTGGCGTAGAAAACCTTTTCCGTGAACTTGGAAGATGTATGATTTCTCCGGAAAGAAATTTGCGGTATAAAGATCATTCTCTACAATTTCAGCCTTTAATATTTCACGCTCAAACGTACTTTTTTCTGAAACTCGAACGCAGTAATTTCTGAAATTGTGTATGCCATTAAAAAGATCTGCACCCTTTTTCATCAATTCAATATCCAGATCAAACTGAAAGTTCGCCATAAATGGCGCGCAAAATGGATGATTTTTACTTCCAAAAGAGAATAAATAGGCGTATTCCTTGATCTTAGAGTGCTGAATGATATTAAAATTTGCATCTACTTCTTCAATATTAGTAACCCGAATATCTTGTGGTAAATTTAAATTAAAAAGCCCTAAGAAAGCTTCAAGATCTTCCAGAGGTTCTTCATCTACAAAAAGTTCGAAAGCAGATCCATTTGAAGATACCATAGCATCGGTACGGCTACAACCCAGTATTTTATATTTTGCCTCAGGCATCACATAACGGAGCGTTTTCGTGATCAAACCTTCTACCGTTTTTAAATTTGGTTGCTTTTGCCAGCCGTGTAAACGATAACCTAAATATTGCACTTTTATAAGATAATAATAACGGACTCTCTGCATTCTTAGATTTTCTACAAAAGTAAGAGAGTTTTGCAGTTTTAGCTAAATCTAAAAGATAATCAGTCTGAAATTTTATAAATATTGAATGCTGCTTTTGCTATGCTTAATAAACTTGCAGATACCCCAGAAGATAATGCGCATGTTATTTGATCTCCTTTTTTTGGGCGCTGAAGTGTGTTAATTTCAGAATGCACTTTAAACAAACTAGTACCTTTACTAAGCAATGCTAAAGCTTCTTCTTCCAAAAGCTCTACAAGATTAGTTGATACAGGTTTTTTCAGAATTCCTAATCTCCCACCACCACCAAAAGCCAAAGAAGTTAAAGAATTAGACCTGTAAAAATAATTGATACTGTAAATACCATCTTCGGGAACTTTATAATAATCCTCGCTAATTCAAAATTCTCTGAACCAATTTTGCCATCACTTGGTGCAAAATTAATAGCTCTCCAATCTCCCAATAATGTAATATTAGCAAGTGTTGTTGAATTATTTGTAACAAGTTCGGAGACCGTACCATTAACATTACTAATATTTAAAGTATTTAATAATTCTTGTACGTTATTTTTTTTTATTACACCATCAGCGGTTGGCAATAAAATATGATCGCTAAGCTCTAGGTTCAGTTTTTCATCGATGGATCTAATCTTTACTTTTCCATTAACGTCCAGCGTCATTAATATATCGGGTGATGTTGTATTAATACCAACCTGTGCCCACATCTTAAAATGCAGCATAAAACAAACAAAGTAATTAAAAATTTTCATAGACTATCAGTTATAATTAAAACTTCAAAGTCTAAGGTTTTCGCGAATTACATTTACAATTAAATTTAAAAAAAACGATTAAAAGCAATTTTTATAGGGTTAAATGCTAATATTTACGCAAAAATAAATAAAATCTTACAAATTAAATAATTTAACAAAGTATAACGTTTTAGCATAAATATAAAAATTAGTAAACAAGCTATATTAGGTAAGCAAATGAATAAACTCTACTTTTGCGCTATTACTAATTTGATATTTATCGATTTAAAAGACGAAATAAACGGTTTTTTAGCAGCTCCCACTATCTGGGATTCCAATACTATTTTTTTTGGATTGCATGCTTTCGAGTTACCCAAAAAATCAGTCAACTTCAACGATTTATCGAGACTGGAAAATCAAATAAAGGATATTTATGTATTGGGAAAGCGAGTAGAAAGATTTTTCGAATTTCAGATTTTAAATTCGAAAATTTTCGATCTAAGAATTAGTAACCTGCAAATTTTCGAAGATAAAAAAACTTTAGGCGAGTTAGATTTTATTCTGAAAGAGAAAGACACGAATCAATCTATACATGTAGAATTAGTGTATAAATTCTATGTGTATGATCCTTCTTATAAAAACGAACTTTCCAGATGGATTGGCCCTAATCGCAGGGATTCTTTACTCGAAAAAATCGATAAACTGAAATCTAAGCAACTTCCGCTACTTTATAAAAAAAGAACACAGGATATCCTTAATGGGAAATATATACCTACTAAAAATATCATTCAAAAAGTGTGCTATAAGGCGAGTTTATTTGTACCAAAGAATCTACTAGGCAGCACTTTTCCTAAAATCAACAACGATTGCATCAAAGGATATTATATTACGTTAAAAGAATTTGCTTCAAATAAATACGAAACAAAATATTTTTATAGCCCACAAAAACAGTTTTGGCCGGTAGATCCTATTAAAAATGAAGCATGGTTTTCGTATCAGGAAATTCTTCCGCAGATAAAGAAATTTATAAAAAATAAAAAAGCTCCTTTAGTCTGGATGAAGACAGACAAAGGTATAGAGCAGTTTTTTGTGGTCTGGTGGTAAATTTTCAGGAATTACTTAAGCAGTACAGCTTTTGCTTGTACCTTTGCGTCCTAATTTTCCAAAATGAGTGACAAGGTTAAAGAAGCGATTAAGACATCCTACCTAAGTATAGCAGGAAATGGAGTACTGGCCGTAGTGAAATTTTTAGCAGGCTTCTTTGGAAACTCCTACGCACTTATTGCAGATGCAATAGAATCTACCGCAGATGTCTTCTCTTCTATCCTAGTCCTTTTAGGTCTTCGATACGCCGCAAGACCTGCCGATGATAATCATCCATATGGGCATGGGCGCGTAGAGCCATTGGTAACCTTTGGTGTTGTTGGATTTTTAATCGTATCTGCTACGGTAATTGCCTACGAAAGTATCGAAAACATAAGAACTCCGCATGAGATTCCAGAACCATACACCCTTATCATTTTAGCCATAATCATTATTATCAAAGAAACTTTTTATAGAATTGTTTCTAAGAAAAGTGATGAAACTAAAAGTACTTCCCTAAAAGCAGATGCCTGGCATCACCGTAGTGATGCTATCACTTCTCTAACTGCCTTTATCGGGATTACCGTTGCGTTAATTATGGGCGATGGTTACGAAAGCGCAGACGATTGGGCTGCACTCCTAGCATCTGGATTTATCTTATTTAACGCGTATCTAATATTGCGACCCGCTCTGGGCGAAATTATGGACGAGCATATGTATGATGATCTTATCGAAGATATTCGAAAATCTGCTGAATCTGTAAACGGAGTGCTAGATACTGAAAAGTGTTTTGTTCGTAAAACCGGAATGACATTTCATGTGGATCTTCACATTAATGTTGATGCTCAAATAAGCGTAAAAGAAGGCCATGATATTGCGCATGAGGTAAAAGATACTCTAGTAGCTGAACTTCCTGAAATTGCCGATGTTCTTATTCATGTAGAGCCATCACATTAAATTTCCTTGATCGCTTCAGGAAAGTGTAAAATACAACTAAATCAAATTCCGCTCATCATTAAAACAAAGCTAATCTAATAAGGATTACTTTTTCTTATAAAACAATACCTTTGTATAAAATTGAAATGAATGGATAATAATCTAGCGGTACTTATAGATGGTGACAATATTCCCTCGGCCTATGTCAAAGAAATGATGGAAGAAATTGCAAAACATGGTAATCCTACTATAAAACGTATTTATGGTGATTGGACTAATCCACATCTTTCTAAATGGAAATCTGTCTTACTAGAAAACGCTGTAAGTCCCATACAGCAATATGGCTATACACAAGGTAAAAATGCAACCGATTCTGCCATGATTATCGATGCCATGGATATTTTATATTCTAACAAAGTTGACGGTTTTTGCTTGGTGAGCAGTGATAGTGACTTTACACGGCTGGCCACCCGATTAAGAGAAGCCGGGAAGCGCGTTATAGGTATTGGAGAAAAAAAGACACCAGATCCTTTTATCGTAGCCTGCGATCGTTTTATATATCTAGAGATTCTGAAAAATAAAGATAAAGAAGAAGAACAACCAGAAGCAGTAAAAGGAAAGCAACCTAAAAAATCGAATGTAGATCGCTTAACACCACGTGTAATTAAATACATTGCCAATACCATATCTGATGTTGCAGATGATGACGGCTGGGCTTTTATGGGAGACGTAGGGAGTTTGCTACAGAAAAAACAACCCAATTTTGATTCCCGTAATTATGGATTTCAAAAATTAACTCCAATGATCGCTTCTATAGACCAATTTGAAATAGAATCGCGTGAGAATAATAACAACAGCAAATTCAAACTTATTTTTGTTAGAAATAAAGAGTAATTTTTTCTATAATTTTACGCTGAACCAAGCTACTAACTCACATGTTAGTTAAAATTTATAATGAAAAAGGAGGCCTTATGGTTTCCTTTTTTTAATTTTAATAAAAAAATTATGCGAAGTTTAAAGAAAATTCATCAGGCAGAATGGCGTCCTATAGGAGATCTAGTTACTTATTCTCCTTTGCCAACGGCGAGCTTGCAAATGATCGATCCTTTTATTTTCCTAAACCATCATGGTCCACAGGTATATCCTGAAAATAACAATGGCTTGCCATTTGGCCCACATCCACATCGTGGTATGGAAACCGTGACTTTTATTTTAGATGGCGATATTGCGCACAAAGATTCTGGCGGACATAAAAGTGTTATTGAAAGCGGCGGTGTACAATGGATGACGGCCGGTAGCGGACTTATACATGCTGAAGTTTCTTCGGAAGAATTTAAGAAAAAAGGTGGTGATCTTGAAATCTTACAGCTTTGGGTAAATCTTCGCGCAAAGCATAAAATGGAAAAACCTAAATATATAGGTTTACAAAAAGATGATATTCCTGTTGCAATTACCGAAGATAAAAAAGTAAAAGCTCAGGTAGTTTCAGGTGAGTTAATTGGTATAAAAGGTGCTTTTAAAACCTTTACCGATATTAATCTATCTACCGTATTTTTTGAAGCAAATTCAGGTTTAAATATTGATATTCCTATTTCTCAGAATATATTCTTTTATGTAATCAAAGGAAGTTTAGAAGTAAACGGAAAAACAGTACAGGAAAGACATTTAGCTGAGTTTAATAACGATGATCCTAAACTTCAAATTTCAGCAACAGAAGAAAGCATTTTGTTGTTTGGTTTCGCCACTCCTTTTGAAGAACCTGTGGTTGCTCGTGGTCCTTTTGTGATGAATAGCATGCAGGAAATAGACGAAGCTTATCAGGACTTCCAGGCAGGAAAGATGGGACGATGGACGGAATAGAAAAAATTTCTACCTGAAATGAAGGTAGGTATTTAGTAATCAAACACCCTACTAATAATTTATTTTTTAGTAGGGTGTTCTTTTTTAAAATCCTGAATAGGC encodes:
- a CDS encoding DUF1853 family protein, which translates into the protein MNKLYFCAITNLIFIDLKDEINGFLAAPTIWDSNTIFFGLHAFELPKKSVNFNDLSRLENQIKDIYVLGKRVERFFEFQILNSKIFDLRISNLQIFEDKKTLGELDFILKEKDTNQSIHVELVYKFYVYDPSYKNELSRWIGPNRRDSLLEKIDKLKSKQLPLLYKKRTQDILNGKYIPTKNIIQKVCYKASLFVPKNLLGSTFPKINNDCIKGYYITLKEFASNKYETKYFYSPQKQFWPVDPIKNEAWFSYQEILPQIKKFIKNKKAPLVWMKTDKGIEQFFVVWW
- a CDS encoding lactonase family protein; amino-acid sequence: MINKKLAIAMVFTGLSLTGCKNENKESEENISKMNEKNASLNTAFIGTYTKKEGHVDGKADGILSIKQDPETGEIRLEKTLAEVTNPSFVKLTSDNKYLYAVSELGDKDGTSGFIHSFQVQDNDSLYEVDKVSTEAFAPCHIEIDKTDNFAFVSNYMGGVVVMYRIQQDGSLEKHKQLNMPNSEKSHTHSVSISEDNKHVYICDLGLDKIWIYDLDAEEKTIQKNEQESVSLAKGAGPRHFEFSKDQKFAYSMNELNSTISVFKVEENGGLTLLNSVSSIPEDFEEDNSGADIHISPSGDYLYASNRGHNSIAIFKINKENGEIKQLGFESTNGKTPRNFAISKNGSYLYAANQDSGDIQSFKIDETNGTLEALGDPVAVPTPVCIEFLN
- the corA gene encoding magnesium/cobalt transporter CorA codes for the protein MSKTKRKRLSLRRPKSSKALNQIPGTVTYVGNKEHTETLLDVIDYNANHFERFKSKNPQDALNFVDESKITWINIDGLNNTEEIEKLGKYYELHPLILEDIANTNQRPKIDEYQDYLFIVAKMLYYNADGTLEIEHISLVVGKDYVLTFQEAGGDVFDGVRERIEQKKGRIRNRKADYLLFALLDAIIDNYFVVIEDISEKIEGFEDQLFLNNQDDDLVREIQELKRAIVRIRRAVFPLREVLGRLEKIQHPIIEEKTGNYLRDLVDHIIQISENIDIYREMIWSLMDMYMTTISNKMNEVMKVLTIMASIFIPLTFIAGIYGMNFEYMPELKWKYSYFVLWGVMIVVFFLMLYYFKRKKWL
- the recQ gene encoding DNA helicase RecQ; its protein translation is MEKQQLHNTLKEYFGYDKFRPLQETIIQSIFEGNDNLVIMPTGGGKSICYQLPAILLPKLTIVISPLIALMKDQVDGLKANGIEAEFLNSSQDSADQESIFQKIDKNELKLLYIAPESLQILDRFLTEETVSLIAIDEAHCISSWGHDFRPAYTQLGYLKNRFSKTPIVALTATADKATRHDICQQLSIPDAKKHISSFDRKNLSLEVRQGIKRFEQIAKFIKSRPNESGIIYCLSRKNTEELAEKLQQKGLDAKAYHAGLKHEERESIQDDFINDKTEIICATIAFGMGIDKSNIRWVIHYNMPKNLEGYYQEIGRAGRDGLPSDTLLFHSYADVVQLQRFAENTKNKDIQIAKLDRMKQYAEALTCRRKILLSYFGEIKQEDCGNCDICKNPPQFFDGTVAAQKALSCIYRLKGKEPITTVVDVLRGSQNEQTLSKNYNQLSTYGVGKDISWNNWQQYILQLINLGYAEIAFHQGNALKLTKHAKAVLFEGSKVHLAKIPDRKVQTSTSAQTSDQVASENSLFEKLRQLRLEIAREEEIPAYLIFNDATLKEMERSRPMTDEEFLLINGVGRKKMEEYGYRFIKEIISFSKQKRTRKKQKKGKTYKITGELYAEGKTPEEIAKERELSEITIMSHLLKLYEEGENIDLTKFVSKSDIKAVRKAKKELGDPDKLKPYFEHFEEAIPYNNIKIALKIIENED
- a CDS encoding NYN domain-containing protein; amino-acid sequence: MDNNLAVLIDGDNIPSAYVKEMMEEIAKHGNPTIKRIYGDWTNPHLSKWKSVLLENAVSPIQQYGYTQGKNATDSAMIIDAMDILYSNKVDGFCLVSSDSDFTRLATRLREAGKRVIGIGEKKTPDPFIVACDRFIYLEILKNKDKEEEQPEAVKGKQPKKSNVDRLTPRVIKYIANTISDVADDDGWAFMGDVGSLLQKKQPNFDSRNYGFQKLTPMIASIDQFEIESRENNNNSKFKLIFVRNKE
- a CDS encoding pirin family protein; translated protein: MKKEALWFPFFNFNKKIMRSLKKIHQAEWRPIGDLVTYSPLPTASLQMIDPFIFLNHHGPQVYPENNNGLPFGPHPHRGMETVTFILDGDIAHKDSGGHKSVIESGGVQWMTAGSGLIHAEVSSEEFKKKGGDLEILQLWVNLRAKHKMEKPKYIGLQKDDIPVAITEDKKVKAQVVSGELIGIKGAFKTFTDINLSTVFFEANSGLNIDIPISQNIFFYVIKGSLEVNGKTVQERHLAEFNNDDPKLQISATEESILLFGFATPFEEPVVARGPFVMNSMQEIDEAYQDFQAGKMGRWTE
- a CDS encoding cation diffusion facilitator family transporter; translated protein: MSDKVKEAIKTSYLSIAGNGVLAVVKFLAGFFGNSYALIADAIESTADVFSSILVLLGLRYAARPADDNHPYGHGRVEPLVTFGVVGFLIVSATVIAYESIENIRTPHEIPEPYTLIILAIIIIIKETFYRIVSKKSDETKSTSLKADAWHHRSDAITSLTAFIGITVALIMGDGYESADDWAALLASGFILFNAYLILRPALGEIMDEHMYDDLIEDIRKSAESVNGVLDTEKCFVRKTGMTFHVDLHINVDAQISVKEGHDIAHEVKDTLVAELPEIADVLIHVEPSH
- the truA gene encoding tRNA pseudouridine(38-40) synthase TruA; this encodes MQRVRYYYLIKVQYLGYRLHGWQKQPNLKTVEGLITKTLRYVMPEAKYKILGCSRTDAMVSSNGSAFELFVDEEPLEDLEAFLGLFNLNLPQDIRVTNIEEVDANFNIIQHSKIKEYAYLFSFGSKNHPFCAPFMANFQFDLDIELMKKGADLFNGIHNFRNYCVRVSEKSTFEREILKAEIVENDLYTANFFPEKSYIFQVHGKGFLRHQVRLMMGAMIQLGRGEFTLSQIEQSLTEGNDHLQMNYSAPASGLILNDMQFE